The following coding sequences lie in one Mercenaria mercenaria strain notata chromosome 5, MADL_Memer_1, whole genome shotgun sequence genomic window:
- the LOC123558322 gene encoding toll-like receptor 3 produces the protein MTVKLHEETERTLSELNVSNNGLEYLSPLTLKPSENVRILDLSNNKLSVMQEKYTKDFENLFWAQTKLHYLNFSHNSLSKIPMQTFSKNKHLKVLDISYNNIESLDFAVKQLVNIEKLIVSHNRIYTIEYDFRIDLQMLLSRLSNSTLDGNDIFYVYLEGNPFECTCDKGNMRFLEWLHATDIIDENETLTCNLDENLVDVRGNGLAETKHFCRMQNLQKIASISTPLVSAAVIICIIFVFLLNRRHRRKLIIREVVAQIEMGIFPLQHLAFLSHCSEDTDLVMSKIYPELCEHLSEITRSKEELVCIGDRHFRPGFALREEVMRCVENSSVFLAIISRNFCRKAWCNLEIGEAYDQNKPIIMLMTEHVEKELMDYLLQKMFDRYTHATWIPDDNGGHVEPEWKIFCNSIIQLAGKSTEKHVKTPAEKKCLINSTYRS, from the coding sequence ATGACTGTGAAGTTACACGAAGAAACAGAACGTACTTTATCtgaattaaatgtttcaaataatggTTTGGAATACCTGTCTCCTTTAACCCTGAAGCCGTCAGAAAACGTCCGCATTCTTGATCTCTCCAACAACAAACTAAGTGTAATGCAAGAGAAGTACACAAAGGACTTTGAGAACTTATTTTGGgctcaaacaaaattgcattacCTTAACTTCTCCCATAACAGTTTAAGTAAAATACCTATGCAAACATTctcaaaaaacaaacatttgaaagtTTTAGATATTTCATATAATAATATAGAAAGTTTAGATTTCGCAGTGAAGCAATTAGTAAACATTGAAAAACTGATTGTCAGTCACAATAGGATTTACACGATTGAATACGATTTCCGAATAGATTTGCAAATGCTTTTATCAAGACTTTCTAATTCCACTCTAGACGGCAATGACATATTCTATGTGTATCTGGAGGGAAATCCATTTGAATGTACATGCGACAAAGGGAATATGAGATTTCTGGAATGGCTTCATGCTACCGACATTAtagatgaaaatgaaacattaacatgTAATCTAGATGAAAACCTCGTAGACGTTAGAGGAAACGGTCTAGCAGAAACTAAACATTTCTGCAGAATGCAAAATCTCCAGAAGATTGCATCGATATCTACACCCCTTGTGTCTGCAGCAGTTATAATATGTATCATATTTGTTTTTCTCCTTAACAGACGTCATAGAAGAAAATTAATTATTCGTGAAGTTGTTGCCCAAATTGAGATGGGAATCTTCCCCTTACAACATCTAGCATTTTTGTCGCACTGCAGCGAAGACACAGACCTTGTAATGAGCAAAATTTATCCGGAACTGTGTGAACACTTATCAGAAATAACTCGTTCAAAGGAGGAACTGGTATGTATAGGCGACAGACATTTTCGACCTGGATTTGCTCTTCGTGAGGAGGTAATGCGCTGCGTGGAAAACTCGTCGGTATTTCTGGCAATTATTTCGAGAAATTTCTGTCGAAAAGCATGGTGTAATTTGGAGATTGGAGAGGCATATGACCAGAATAAGCCAATTATAATGCTCATGactgaacatgttgaaaaagaaTTGATGGACTATCTTCTACAGAAAATGTTTGATCGCTACACTCATGCGACGTGGATACCAGATGACAATGGCGGTCATGTTGAACCAGAATGGAAAATATTCTGCAACTCAATCATACAGCTAGCaggaaaatcaactgaaaaacatgttaaaactcCTGCCGAAAAAAAATGTCTAATAAATTCTACATATCGGAGTTAA
- the LOC123558323 gene encoding toll-like receptor 4 produces the protein MTVKLHDATEHSLSELNVSNNGLEYLSPLTLKPSENIRILDLSNNKLNVMQKKYTEDFEKLFWAQTKLHYLNLSHNSFSKIPMQTFSQNKHLKVLDISYNNIESLDFVVKQLVNIEKLITSHNKINTIEYDFRMDLQMFLSRLSYSTVDGNDIFYVYLEGNPFECTCDKENMRFLEWLHSTDVIDENETLTCILDENLLDVRGTGLAETKHFCRMQTIQMVAMISTPLVSAAVIIFIIYVFLIKRRRKRKLIIRKVIAQIEMGIFPLQHLAFLSHCSEDTDLVMRKIYPELCEHLSEITHSEKELVCIGDRHFRPGCALREEVMRCVENSSVFVAIISKNFCRKAWCNLEIGEAYDQNKPIIMLMTEHVEKELMDYSLQKIFDRYTHATWIPDDNGGHIEPEWKIFCNSIIQLAGKSTEKHVKTPAEKIV, from the coding sequence ATGACTGTGAAGTTACATGATGCTACAGAACATTCATTATCtgaattaaatgtttcaaataatggTTTGGAATACCTGTCACCTTTAACTCTGAAGCCATCAGAAAACATCCGCATTCTTGATCTTTCAAACAACAAACTAAATGTAATGCAAAAGAAGTATACAGAGGactttgaaaaattgttttgggCTCAAACAAAATTGCACTATCTTAACCTCTCCCATAATAGTTTTAGTAAAATACCTATGCAAACATTctcacaaaacaaacatttgaaagtTTTAGATATTTCATATAATAATATAGAAAGTTTAGATTTCGTAGTAAAGCAATTAGTAAACATTGAAAAACTGATAACTAGTCACAATAAGATTAACACGATTGAATACGATTTCCGAATGGATTTGCAAATGTTTTTATCAAGACTTTCTTATTCCACTGTAGACGGCAATGACATATTCTATGTGTATCTGGAGGGAAATCCGTTTGAATGTACATGCGACAAAGAGAATATGAGATTTCTGGAATGGCTTCATTCTACAGACGTTAtagatgaaaatgaaacattaacatgTATTCTAGATGAAAACCTTTTAGACGTTAGAGGCACCGGTCTAGCAGAAACTAAACATTTCTGCAGAATGCAAACAATCCAGATGGTTGCTATGATATCTACACCCCTTGTTTCTGCAGCAGttataatatttatcatatatgttTTCCTTATTAAAAGACGTcgtaaaagaaaattaattattcGTAAAGTTATTGCCCAAATTGAGATGGGAATATTCCCCTTACAACATCTAGCATTTTTGTCGCACTGCAGTGAAGACACAGATCTTGTAATGAGAAAAATCTATCCAGAACTGTGTGAACACTTATCAGAAATAACTCATTCAGAGAAGGAATTGGTGTGTATAGGCGATAGACATTTTCGACCTGGATGTGCTCTTCGTGAGGAGGTAATGCGCTGCGTGGAAAACTCATCGGTATTTGTGGCGATTATTTCGAAAAATTTCTGTCGAAAAGCATGGTGTAATTTGGAGATTGGAGAGGCGTATGATCAGAATAAGCCAATTATAATGCTCATGactgaacatgttgaaaaagaaTTGATGGACTATTCTCTACAGAAAATTTTTGATCGCTACACTCATGCGACGTGGATACCAGATGACAATGgcggtcacattgaaccagaatgGAAAATATTCTGCAACTCAATCATACAGTTAGCaggaaaatcaactgaaaaacatgttaaaactcCTGCCGAAAAAATTGTCTAA